In bacterium, one genomic interval encodes:
- a CDS encoding PD-(D/E)XK nuclease family protein, whose product GEQIVAVELARAGAWDPIALETSFEFTLGSLRDWLAQQGAADLPDTPPEVAGIAVTGRLDRADLARDGATVQVIDYKTGEPPTRKAVQDGEDLQLSLYALAVRLGGVGGVPTDTVITGSYYGLKPGDVGLPDKPHLGPGHDLVRDGITVLVSALAMADRSTSYPLLPGGDDPDGPRAPCRFCAWRGACRVDEAGPSATGGAP is encoded by the coding sequence CGGGCGAGCAGATCGTCGCCGTCGAGCTGGCGCGCGCCGGCGCCTGGGATCCGATCGCACTGGAGACGTCGTTCGAGTTCACGCTGGGCTCGCTGCGCGACTGGCTGGCGCAACAGGGCGCCGCCGACCTGCCGGACACGCCGCCGGAGGTCGCGGGCATCGCGGTCACGGGCAGGCTCGACCGCGCCGACCTCGCTCGCGACGGCGCGACGGTGCAGGTCATCGACTACAAGACGGGGGAACCGCCGACCAGGAAGGCCGTGCAGGACGGCGAGGATCTCCAGCTCTCCCTCTACGCCCTGGCCGTCCGCCTCGGCGGCGTCGGCGGCGTCCCCACCGACACGGTCATCACCGGTTCCTACTACGGATTGAAGCCGGGCGACGTCGGCCTACCCGACAAGCCGCACCTCGGGCCCGGCCACGACCTGGTGCGCGACGGCATCACGGTGCTGGTCTCGGCCCTGGCGATGGCCGATCGCAGCACCTCCTACCCCCTGCTGCCGGGCGGCGACGATCCCGACGGTCCGCGCGCTCCCTGCCGGTTCTGCGCCTGGCGCGGCGCGTGCCGCGTCGACGAGGCCGGGCCGTCCGCGACGGGAGGTGCACCGTGA